One Plasmodium berghei ANKA genome assembly, chromosome: 13 genomic region harbors:
- a CDS encoding MSP7-like protein has product MKVNKYLSPLVVLALYSAVVCDSSDSTININNIDIPNDSNDISKIDSNDISKIDSNDISKIDSNDINKIDSNDISKIDSNNDLPNEKINNEYEGENNECKCCDKKNCDNSKSEKECSSNDEENETLTDNNDETEQNEDAENNDIYDTEDGVINILSPNYTNDFYNAVIASLNENDKNGNYKNKYEDFKNKYDNVIAINEKEFEIFSKLVEVFMKNHHDFNLNSNFLYELLTKALSDQNFKTEFKEFMNNMYNFVKKNQEGKVMTDNDKMYMALFENVLSLLNSM; this is encoded by the coding sequence atgaaagttAATAAATATCTTTCCCCTTTAGTAGTATTAGCCTTATATTCCGCTGTAGTTTGTGACTCATCAGATTCGACTATAAATATCAACAACATTGACATACCTAACGATTCAAATGACATAAGCAAAATCGATTCAAATGACATAAGCAAAATCGATTCAAATGACATAAGCAAAATCGATTCAAATGACATAAACAAAATCGATTCAAATGACATAAGCAAAATCGATTCAAATAATGATTTACCAAATGAAAAGATAAATAACGAATATGAGggtgaaaataatgaatgtAAATGttgtgataaaaaaaattgtgatAATTCAAAATCAGAAAAGGAATGTTCATCTaatgatgaagaaaatgaaaccTTAACAGATAATAATGACGAAACTgaacaaaatgaagatGCAGAAAAcaatgatatatatgatacAGAAGATGgtgtaataaatatactaaGCCCAAACTATACAAACGATTTTTATAACGCTGTTATTGCAagtttaaatgaaaatgataaaaatggaaattataaaaataaatatgaagattttaaaaataaatatgataatgTTATAGCTATTAATGAGAAAGAATTTGAAATATTCTCAAAATTAGTTGAAgtatttatgaaaaatcatcatgattttaatttaaattcaaactttttatatgaacTACTTACAAAAGCACTTTCGgatcaaaattttaaaactgaatttaaagaatttatgaataatatgtataattttgttaaaaaaaatcaagaAGGAAAAGTCATGACcgataatgataaaatgtACATGGCATTGTTTGAAAATGTTTTGTCCTTACTTAATTCTAtgtaa
- a CDS encoding DNA replication complex GINS protein, putative: protein MDGVFTIFKKRNKTKKRASTSNGRENTNEKKSLFNLDRKNPRRAHNSEDGLNYNGKAPHNKQDKSGNSTNNNNENYIVVDFPSLPYKNTEACISFYYIEYLRNQILYGNRNLKIDENTKIMAEALLDKIETTIYELENSLDHLEDNYKTEIKTIIFKAIYDRYYKIYTTLIAFSDSIPQPNNLYEYILNNGVYIRSKRNNDFNCRENIHNVYSYLDNIEIGNNDLSYNLENIYIESIDISRPTIINKTLINTDIEIEYLPLKFNCSYCCQNLQYAKLFLNNAINMSLYEKALGELIVVKALIDIPSVSMEFVEGFDVKEMKAGERQWIPIYLGIALSAFTYVDVEFPFWFYIKNFINIKEEEYKNPDELFELPSPYFFEICYMFVDQKVFSKSTPIETVGKKSFFRYMEKVAGYVEDIKHCRREKIIRKLEEQNVHTNHIYIKNLQLSETYIINLSLYSFWKYDKNLNENDNSIDFTSYLLEPFIKELKGEENDDDNILQDL from the exons atggatGGTGtgtttacaatttttaaaaaaagaaacaaaaCCAAAAAAAGAGCATCAACATCAAACGGAAGGGAAAAcacaaatgaaaaaaaatcattatttaatttagaTAGAAAAAACCCAAGACGAGCACATAATTCAGAAGATggattaaattataatggaAAAGCACCACATAATAAACAAGATAAAAGTGGGAATAgtactaataataataatgaaaattacATAGTAGTTGATTTCCCATCATTAccttataaaaatacagaagcatgtatatcattttattatatagaatatttaagaaatcaaatattatatggaAATAGAAATTTAAAAATCGATGAAAATACCAAAATAATGGCAGAAGCATTACTTGATAAAATTGAGACAACAATATATGAATTAGAAAATAGTTTAGATCATTTAGAAGACAATTATAAAACAGAAATTAaaactattatatttaaagcAATATATGAtagatattataaaatatatactacCTTAATTGCTTTTTCTGATTCTATCCCTCAAcctaataatttatatgagTATATATTGAATAATGGTGTATATATTCGATCAAAAAGAAACAACGATTTTAATTGCAgagaaaatatacataatgtatattcatatttagATAATATCGAAATAGgtaataatgatttatcatataatcttgaaaatatatatatcgaAAGTATTGATATAAGTAGGCCTactattataaataaaacattaatTAACACAGATATTGAAATTGAATATTTGccattaaaatttaattgcTCTTATTGTTGTCAAAATTTACAATATgctaaattatttttaaataatgcTATAAATATGTCTCTATATGAAAAAGCATTAGGAGAACTCATTGTTGTCAAAGCCTTGATAGATATCCCTTCCGTTTCCATGGAATTTGTTGAG GGATTTGATGTAAAAGAAATGAAAGCGGGTGAAAGACAGTGGATTCCAATATATCTTGGAATTGCTTTATCAGCATTTACCTATGTTGATGTCGAATTTCCATTTTggttttatataaaaaattttataaatattaaagaagaagaatataaaaaccctgatgaattatttgaattacCATCaccttatttttttgaaatatgtTACATGTTTGTTGATCAAAAAGTTTTTTCAAAGTCTACTCCTATTGAGACAgttggaaaaaaaagttttttCAGATATATGGAAAAGGTTGCag GTTATGTAGAAGACATTAAACATTGCCGAAGGGAAAAAATCATAAGAAAATTAGAAGAACAAAATGTTCATACaaatcatatatacataaaaaatttacaattatctgaaacatatataattaatttgtctttatatagtttttggaagtatgataaaaatttaaatgaaaatgataattctATTGATTTTACATCCTATTTACTTGAGCCTTTCATAAAAGAACTTAAAGGTGAAGAGaatgatgatgataatattttacaagatttataa